In Symmachiella dynata, the following are encoded in one genomic region:
- a CDS encoding response regulator transcription factor, whose amino-acid sequence MTHEPTVFVIDDDQIIRDSLATLLSTAKIRTEMYSDALEFLDRFDPERAGCLLLDVRMPGMSGLELQRHLSKMEVPVTTIILTGHADVSMAVGAMKTGAADFIEKPFRADDLIRRVREAMGKNLEARKQWNRNRELQVRVDTLTPREKTVLELIIEGNPTKTIASQLGTSFNTVRNQRTSIMRKMNTDSVVDLVRIMTEVGGQAEKN is encoded by the coding sequence ATGACTCACGAGCCAACCGTCTTTGTTATCGATGACGATCAAATCATCCGTGACTCATTAGCGACTCTACTATCCACCGCGAAAATCCGCACGGAAATGTATTCCGATGCGTTGGAGTTTTTGGATCGCTTCGACCCGGAACGCGCCGGCTGTTTGCTTTTGGACGTGCGGATGCCCGGGATGAGCGGATTGGAATTGCAGCGGCATTTGTCAAAAATGGAAGTTCCGGTGACCACCATCATTCTCACCGGCCACGCCGATGTGTCGATGGCTGTTGGGGCGATGAAAACCGGGGCCGCTGATTTTATTGAAAAGCCGTTTCGTGCTGATGATTTGATTCGCCGGGTGCGAGAAGCCATGGGGAAAAACCTCGAGGCACGGAAGCAATGGAATCGCAATCGCGAGTTGCAAGTACGGGTCGATACCCTCACGCCGCGCGAAAAAACCGTGTTGGAGTTGATCATTGAGGGGAATCCAACCAAAACAATCGCTTCACAGCTCGGCACAAGTTTTAACACCGTTCGCAATCAGCGCACGAGCATTATGCGGAAGATGAACACGGACTCCGTTGTCGATCTCGTGAGGATTATGACCGAGGTCGGCGGTCAGGCCGAAAAGAACTGA